The following proteins are co-located in the Anas platyrhynchos isolate ZD024472 breed Pekin duck chromosome 1, IASCAAS_PekinDuck_T2T, whole genome shotgun sequence genome:
- the LOC101797960 gene encoding olfactory receptor 52B2 codes for MVATNQTSLHPASFLLLGMAGLEDLQTWLSIPFCLMYIATLLGNFVLLFVIVTERSLHEPMYLFLAMLAVTDLILSSSTVPKALSIFWSLSNKMSFHACLTQMFFTHFSFIAESTVLLAMAFDRYVAICNPLRYATVFTHSAIAKIGVAAIARSFCVMFPTIFLLQRLLYCGHSIMPHTYCEHMGIARLACSDISVNVWYGFATTLLCPGLDVVLIGVSYSLILRAVFRLSSKDAQVKAVGTCSSHACVILMFYTPAFFSFFTLRFGHNVPHHVHILLANLYVLLPPMLNPIVYSVTNKLIREKVSQILFRTGQLQ; via the coding sequence ATGGTGGCCACCAACCAAACCAGCTTGCATCctgcctccttcctcctgctgggcaTGGCAGGCCTGGAGGACCTGCAGACCTGGCTCTCCATCCCCTTCTGCCTGATGTACATTGCCACGCTCCTTGGCAACTTTGTCCTCTTATTTGTCATTGTGACGGAGCGAAGCCTCCATGAGCCGATGTACCTCTTCCTGGCCATGTTAGCGGTGACAGATCTCATATTGTCTTCCTCCACAGTGCCCAAAGCCCTGAGCATATTCTGGTCCCTTTCCAATAAGATGTCTTTCCACGCCTGCCTTACCCAGATGTTCTTCACACACTTCAGCTTCATTGCGGAGTCAACCGTTCTGCTGGCCATGGCGTTTGACCGGTACGTTGCGATCTGCAATCCCCTGCGATACGCCACGGTGTTCACGCACTCAGCGATAGCCAAGATAGGGGTGGCTGCAATAGCCAGGAGCTTTTGTGTGATGTTCCCAACAATATTCCTCCTTCAGAGGCTGCTGTACTGCGGACACAGCATCATGCCCCACACTTACTGCGAGCACATGGGCATCGCCCGGCTGGCCTGCAGCGACATCTCCGTGAACGTCTGGTACGGCTTTGCCACCACCCTCCTGTGCCCAGGACTGGACGTTGTGCTCATTGGGGTGTCATACAGCCTCATTCTCAGGGCTGTCTTCAGGCTCTCCTCCAAGGATGCCCAGGTGAAGGCAGTTGGCACCTGCAGCTCTCATGCCTGTGTTATATTGATGTTCTACACGCcagcatttttctcatttttcactcttcGGTTTGGCCACAATGTCCCCCACCATGTTCACATCCTGTTGGCCAATCTCTACGTGCTCCTACCACCCATGCTAAACCCCATTGTCTACTCAGTGACAAACAAATTAATCAGAGAAAAGGTGTCCCAGATACTCTTTAGGACTGGGCAATTGCAATGA